TGCTCCCTGAAGCTGGTCCCGCGCGTCCAGGTCTACCAGTTCATGAGCAAGCCGGCGTACACGATACGCCACGACCAGACGGTTGCCGACGCGAAGACCATAATGAAGAAAACCGGCGTCCACCGCCTAGTGGTGACGAGCGGCGAGAACGCAGTCGGAGTAATATCAACATTCGATTTCGCAGGCCTTTTCTCGAAGCCCAGGGAAAGGAAGGGCTACCAGGTGATAAGCCAGATAACGAGCTCGGAATCCAAGAAGATAGACGATATACTAAGGGAGCGGTTCTCTTCGGTGCCCGAAACCTTCACGCTGGACGAGGCGGCCGAGAAAATGGCGTCCGAAGGAGTTTCGTCCCTGGTCATCCTGGACGGCATGAAGCCCACGGGCCTGATATCCGCAACCGACGTTTTCAAGGTGGTGCGCAGGCTCTTCGAAAACGAGAAGGACGTCATGGTGAGCGGGCTCGACCCGGAGCACCTCGTCTACTACGGGCGGATAAAGGAAGGCGTGCTCGGTTCGGTGAAGAAGTTCGAGAAATCCTTCAACATAGACAACCTCGCGGTGCACTTCAAGAAGGGCAAGACCATGTACGAAGCCACTGTCCACATGGACCTCAACGGGAGGCACGTCGCGTTCAAATGCGAGGCCCACGAGCTCGGCGAAGCGGTAGCGATGATTTCGAAGGAATTAAAAATAATCTTTGAGAAAGCAAAAAGCGAGAAAATGCAGCTCAAGAAGCGCGAGAGGGATATTGAATGAGGAAAGGCCAGGTAAGCACCGAACTGCTCGTAGTGATAGGCTTCGTGGTACTGCTTTTCATACCCCTAATAATGCTCGTCTACTACAAGACCAGCGAGCTCAATAGGGACATAGACGGCATGCAGAGCCGTTTGCTCACGTCCAAGCTCGCTTTCATAGCCAACTCCCTCGGGTACATGGGTAGCGGGAACGCCCTCAAGTCCGAATTCACGCTCCCTGACAGGGTGCGCACCCTGGAATTTAGGCCCCTGGGAGCCGGCGGGGGCGAAGTGCTCATCACGCTCAGCGACGGGAGCCAGGTTTCGCAGGTTACCAGCTTCCCGTTCGACAGCCCGATGAAATACTCGGGTGGCAACAGCTACAAGCTCGAGTTTTTTTCCAACGGCGGAATAATCTACGTAAAAAGTTCAGCCTGATTTTGATTCCCAAGCTTCATTCCAAACTGAATGCGGTTTCCCCTCTGATGATGGTTTTAACCGCCCTGCCCCTCAATCTTTTCCCCTCGAAAGGAGTCCATTTGGACTTGCTGCAAAAATCCGCGCCCCGCACAGTCCACTCCCTCTTCAAATCCGCGAGTGTTATGTTCCCCACATAACCAGGCCCGATGCGCCCGTAATCCTTCAGGCCCATTATCCTGGCCGGATTTTCCGAAAATCGCTTGGCTATCCAGCCCAGGTCCACCATCCCTTTAGAATAAGCGTCCAGGAAAAGCGAAAGCGCAGTTTCGAGCCCTGGGAATCCGAACGCGCCCTTCCTCTTGTCCTCGAGCGTATGCGGCGCGTGGTCTGTCGCAACCGCATCTATCTCCTCCAGCCTCGTCCACAATTCCGAAACAGCCCCTATGGTTTCCAGCCCGGGCTTCACGAGCGCCCTGCAGTCCCCGTCTTCGAAATCCGACCTGCACAGGAAAAGGTGGTGCGGCGTCACGTCAGCAGTCGCAAGCTTCCATTTCTTCGCCGCCCCGAGCACTGCCTCGTTGGGCACATGGGTGATATGCACCTTCCGCTTCGCCTTTTCCGCAATCCCCACGGCCAGCCCGATTTCCCTTGGCTCTGCGTGCACGAATACCTGTCTTTCCTTTGGAAAGGCTTTCATGTGCGCGGCTACGCTCTTTTCATCCTGCATGAGCAGATTGCCCGTGGTCATCCCGAGATACATCTTTAGGCTCTCAGGGTTCGCTTCCTTCACTTCCTGCAGGTTGCTCTCAGTGGCGCCGAAGTGGAACCGCACCTCGCACCGGGATTTCGCCGCGAGCCTTTTCTTCTCCTCCAGCGCCCCCTTGGTTACAGTGGGCTTCGGGACGTTGTTCGGCATGTCGTACACGAGCGTGTAGCCCCCTGCAACCGCAGCAGAGCCGCCGCTTTTGAAATCCTCCTTCCAGGTTTCCCCCGGCTCCCTGAAATGCACGTGCATGTCTATGAGGCCCGGGAACGCGACCAGCCCTGAAGCGTCCAATATCTCTTCGCCCTTTGAATCCAGCCCCTTTCCCACTTTCGCGATGCGCCCATCTGCAATAAGTATGTCCGTCTGCCTGAATTCGGAGTCCACGTACGCGGTCGCGTTCCTTATGAGCATGTGCGTCCCTCTATAGGTTTAGCCACTATGTTTTTAAAAATAGCCCACGAATCCGAACCCATGAGAAAGCTTCTGTCGTTGCTTCTTGTCGCGTCCGTGGTGTTCGCCAACTTCCAGCTCCAGAACCAGGAAATCGCAGTGAAAATCAGCGAGGACGGGAGCGCCATAGTCGAGGAGCGCCTCAACCTCATCGTGTTCAGCCAGTACAGCATGCAGCTCTACGAGACCGGCTACGACAAGAACACGCTCGCGGGCTGGCAGGAAATCACGAACATAAGCGAGATAAAGGCCCACGTAAGCACTAAGGACTCGGACGTGCGGGACCTCATAATCCGGCCCCAGCCCCTGGAAAAATCCCTTTCAGCAGGGGACGTGTGGTACGGCCAGATAATACTGGATTACTCTGTTTACCCATATTACGACAAGTACGGCGAGCCGATAAACGGCACCGGCCTGGTGCAGATTGAGAAATACAAGCCCAGGACCACGCGCTACACGCTCAACGGGGGCGCGTTCAACCTCCCGCGCACCGAGCGCGGGGACATCAGGCTCGACAAGGACACCACGCTTGCGATAACCCCGCCTCCGAATTCCATGATAACTTCGCTCAATCCGCTCCCGCATGATTTGAGCGGCGCGAAGCTGCCGTTGCGTTCAAGGGTGCTGAGCTGGAACGGCCTCACGCTCGTGCAGTTTTCGTTCGAGTACGAAATCGAGCAGAGCCTGGACAAGGAAGTGCTCCAGTTCTTCTCCGAGGTCCAGAACAGCATACGCGCGAGCCTGGTGAGCACAGAGGGCTTCGCGGCCGTGGGTATAGCGGTCTTCCTGATACTGGCTTACTTCTACCTTCGGCTTTCCAGGAGATAGGTGCTTTTGATGGAATACAAGTACGAGGCGGAGATGCTTTCCCATCTGAAAAAGGGCAGGAGGATGGGCCTTGAGGAGCTTGCTTCATCAGTGGGAATAGAGCCCGCGGGCATAATGCGCCCGCTCGTATCCTTGGAAGAAAAGGGACTGGTGAAAAAAGAAATCAAGGTGAA
This region of Candidatus Micrarchaeia archaeon genomic DNA includes:
- a CDS encoding CBS domain-containing protein; this translates as MDLTEAKVFDASEPLSKAIDEILRSGTAVFVMKGGRFFGLIDDRNMSMGIADPSRAKCEGASVKSPTVQTGASVQERMDAFLSGHFKALPVVDPKGKIVGSTSRSDLLRELCSLKLVPRVQVYQFMSKPAYTIRHDQTVADAKTIMKKTGVHRLVVTSGENAVGVISTFDFAGLFSKPRERKGYQVISQITSSESKKIDDILRERFSSVPETFTLDEAAEKMASEGVSSLVILDGMKPTGLISATDVFKVVRRLFENEKDVMVSGLDPEHLVYYGRIKEGVLGSVKKFEKSFNIDNLAVHFKKGKTMYEATVHMDLNGRHVAFKCEAHELGEAVAMISKELKIIFEKAKSEKMQLKKRERDIE
- a CDS encoding dihydroorotase family protein, whose amino-acid sequence is MLIRNATAYVDSEFRQTDILIADGRIAKVGKGLDSKGEEILDASGLVAFPGLIDMHVHFREPGETWKEDFKSGGSAAVAGGYTLVYDMPNNVPKPTVTKGALEEKKRLAAKSRCEVRFHFGATESNLQEVKEANPESLKMYLGMTTGNLLMQDEKSVAAHMKAFPKERQVFVHAEPREIGLAVGIAEKAKRKVHITHVPNEAVLGAAKKWKLATADVTPHHLFLCRSDFEDGDCRALVKPGLETIGAVSELWTRLEEIDAVATDHAPHTLEDKRKGAFGFPGLETALSLFLDAYSKGMVDLGWIAKRFSENPARIMGLKDYGRIGPGYVGNITLADLKREWTVRGADFCSKSKWTPFEGKRLRGRAVKTIIRGETAFSLE